Proteins encoded by one window of Chondromyces crocatus:
- a CDS encoding TerB family tellurite resistance protein, which translates to MRIQSQSLLDRVARQISRPPTSAPDAASLLSRIANAYSALPVIDEEMGLTSFDPDAAALFEAVVEATFLVAHADGHFDAEERAAFQTVVSSACGGAVKAPRLDALIADFTEQLAEDGQEKRTRMIGRTITVHHQQMEVMRMAALMAWASGGVSAEERVTLELLAAGLGLARGSVDTVLAQAAAALDLDGVT; encoded by the coding sequence ATGCGCATCCAGAGTCAGAGCCTCCTCGACAGGGTGGCCCGCCAGATCAGTCGGCCGCCGACGAGCGCGCCCGATGCGGCTTCGCTCCTCTCGCGGATCGCGAACGCCTACAGCGCGCTGCCGGTGATCGATGAGGAGATGGGGCTGACGAGCTTCGATCCGGACGCCGCCGCCCTGTTCGAGGCGGTGGTGGAGGCGACGTTCCTCGTGGCCCACGCGGACGGGCACTTCGACGCGGAGGAGCGGGCGGCGTTTCAGACGGTGGTGTCGAGCGCCTGCGGGGGGGCGGTGAAGGCGCCGCGGCTCGACGCGCTGATCGCCGACTTCACGGAGCAGCTCGCGGAGGACGGGCAGGAGAAGCGGACGAGGATGATCGGGCGCACCATCACCGTCCACCATCAGCAGATGGAAGTGATGCGCATGGCCGCGCTGATGGCCTGGGCGTCGGGCGGGGTGAGCGCAGAGGAGCGCGTCACCCTGGAGCTGCTCGCGGCCGGGCTGGGGCTCGCGCGGGGGAGCGTCGACACGGTGCTCGCACAGGCCGCCGCCGCGCTGGATCTGGACGGTGTGACATAA
- a CDS encoding thiamine pyrophosphate-dependent dehydrogenase E1 component subunit alpha, with translation MSTATHTEHNKPSAGGSAPAPTNSGQGLRPEDLNSDGVLKVLRDDGSLDPATDPGLGSDEVIALYKAMVRTRMLDERLVTLQRQGRIGFHIGSLGEEACILGSTAAMRDKDWIFPCYREFSAMLWRGMPLQRYIDNMFGNANDLVKGRQMPDHYTYREGRFGSVSSPIGTQIVQAAGFAWAAKMKKEDLAVLVYFGDGATSSSDFHNGMNFAGVFKAPVVFLCRNNGWAISVPTERQTASATFAEKGVAYGIPGVRVDGNDLFAVIKATRDATARAARGEGPTIIEALTYRMSGHSTSDDPKAYRPDNTLDPWKQLDPIQRVRRHLVLAHGWKDEQDKQIETETDAELRACVAVAEKTPAPSLESMFEDVFAELPWHLKEQRDELLKGPRAKGHGGH, from the coding sequence ATGAGCACCGCCACGCACACTGAGCACAACAAGCCTTCTGCTGGAGGCTCCGCCCCGGCGCCGACGAACTCAGGCCAAGGCCTCCGGCCAGAGGATCTGAACTCGGACGGCGTACTCAAGGTCCTACGCGACGACGGCTCGCTCGACCCCGCCACGGATCCCGGTCTCGGCTCCGACGAGGTGATCGCGCTGTACAAAGCGATGGTCCGGACCCGAATGCTCGACGAGCGGCTGGTCACGCTGCAGCGGCAAGGCCGCATCGGCTTCCACATCGGCTCGCTCGGCGAGGAAGCCTGCATCCTGGGCAGCACCGCCGCCATGCGCGACAAGGACTGGATCTTCCCGTGCTACCGCGAGTTCTCGGCGATGCTGTGGCGAGGGATGCCGCTGCAGCGGTACATCGACAACATGTTCGGGAACGCGAACGACCTGGTGAAGGGTCGTCAGATGCCCGACCACTACACGTACCGCGAGGGGCGGTTCGGCTCGGTGAGCTCGCCGATCGGCACGCAGATCGTGCAGGCGGCAGGCTTCGCCTGGGCGGCGAAGATGAAGAAGGAAGACCTGGCGGTGCTGGTCTACTTCGGCGACGGGGCGACCAGCTCGTCGGACTTCCACAACGGGATGAACTTCGCAGGCGTGTTCAAGGCGCCGGTGGTGTTCCTGTGCCGGAACAACGGCTGGGCGATCAGCGTGCCCACGGAGCGGCAAACGGCGAGCGCGACGTTCGCCGAGAAGGGCGTGGCCTACGGGATCCCCGGGGTGCGCGTGGACGGCAACGATCTGTTCGCGGTGATCAAGGCGACGCGGGACGCGACGGCGCGCGCGGCGCGCGGTGAGGGGCCGACGATCATCGAGGCGCTGACCTACCGGATGAGCGGGCACTCGACGAGCGACGATCCGAAGGCGTACCGGCCCGACAACACGCTGGATCCGTGGAAGCAGCTGGATCCGATCCAGCGGGTGCGGCGCCACCTGGTGCTCGCGCACGGGTGGAAGGACGAGCAGGACAAGCAGATCGAGACGGAGACCGACGCGGAGCTCCGCGCCTGCGTGGCGGTGGCGGAGAAGACGCCGGCGCCTTCGCTGGAGTCGATGTTCGAGGACGTGTTCGCAGAGCTGCCCTGGCACCTGAAGGAGCAGCGTGACGAGCTTCTCAAGGGGCCACGGGCCAAGGGACACGGCGGCCACTAG
- a CDS encoding alpha-ketoacid dehydrogenase subunit beta — protein MPQMNMVQAINDALRLEMRRDPRVVVLGEDVGKVGGVFRVTQGLFDEFGDDRVIDTPLSEAGIIGTAIGMALYGLVPVPEIQFSDFIFPAYDQIVSELAKFRYRSGGEYPAKVVVRTPVGGGIRGGHYHSQSPEAQFIHVAGLKVVCPSNPADAKGLLLASIRDPDPVLFFEPKRIYRAAKGEVPEGDTALELGKARVVKPGKHVTIVAWGAMLYEALDAANQAAAQGVDCEIIDLRTLWPLDIDTIVESVKKTGRVIVVHEAPKSCGFGAEIVSLVNEKAFLHLEAPPLRITGFDTPFPYTLENEYLPLSHRILPGILQTARY, from the coding sequence ATGCCCCAGATGAACATGGTCCAGGCCATCAACGACGCGCTCCGCCTGGAGATGCGGCGCGACCCGCGGGTCGTCGTTCTTGGTGAGGACGTAGGCAAGGTCGGCGGAGTGTTCCGCGTGACGCAGGGCCTGTTCGACGAGTTCGGTGACGATCGGGTCATCGACACCCCCCTGTCCGAGGCAGGGATCATCGGGACCGCCATCGGCATGGCGCTCTACGGGCTGGTGCCCGTGCCCGAGATCCAGTTCTCCGACTTCATCTTCCCGGCGTACGACCAGATCGTGTCGGAGCTGGCGAAGTTCCGTTACCGCTCCGGTGGCGAGTACCCGGCGAAGGTGGTGGTCCGGACGCCGGTCGGCGGCGGCATCCGCGGCGGGCACTACCACTCGCAGTCCCCGGAGGCGCAGTTCATCCACGTCGCCGGGCTGAAGGTGGTGTGCCCGTCGAACCCGGCCGACGCGAAGGGGCTGCTCCTCGCGTCGATCCGGGATCCGGATCCGGTGCTGTTCTTCGAGCCGAAGCGCATCTACCGCGCCGCCAAGGGCGAGGTGCCCGAGGGCGACACGGCGCTGGAACTCGGCAAGGCGCGGGTGGTGAAGCCCGGCAAGCACGTGACGATCGTGGCGTGGGGCGCGATGCTCTACGAGGCGCTCGACGCGGCGAACCAGGCGGCGGCGCAGGGGGTCGACTGCGAGATCATCGATCTGCGCACGCTCTGGCCGCTCGACATCGACACCATCGTCGAGTCGGTGAAGAAGACGGGGCGGGTGATCGTGGTGCACGAGGCCCCGAAGAGCTGCGGGTTCGGGGCGGAGATCGTGTCGCTGGTGAACGAGAAGGCGTTCCTCCACCTGGAGGCACCGCCGCTCCGGATCACCGGGTTCGATACGCCGTTCCCCTACACGCTGGAGAACGAGTACCTCCCGCTCTCCCACCGCATTCTTCCCGGCATCCTCCAGACCGCGAGGTACTGA